A region from the Mycolicibacterium litorale genome encodes:
- a CDS encoding DUF7159 family protein: MDLVLGVSMTSAALRFVLVEGVTGDGATVDSGTLAMPVSGAGADALISAVLGEGPYAAVPGTRPRAIGVTWTDAVAQEAATLVAALTAKGARTVIALSPAEAAAALAAGLGDLAAQDDLAVCLAEPDAALLAVVTADTVHVDHIAHDDVDSLVRRVSETVGSADSHAQALYVLGSADHVDAVVAALDGRVAPPVLTAAEADLALARGAALAAAQGSVGVDAPVVLARPAAEESTPRLTWRIPALTSLLVAAVVTFVVSLSVALGLQLTPQMRSDDAATRQVASASDQPKAVSAPAAEALPKAEPKPAAPPPPPPEAPPAPAPEVAPVVEVPEAPAPEPEAAPVIEPVYDAPEVAPPPAPAYIPPPAPPVYVPPAPAYVAPQPAYVPPAPVAPAYTPPQPGYVPPVAPQPRLRDRIIERLPIINRFHEPQYQVP, from the coding sequence GTGGACCTAGTACTCGGCGTGTCGATGACCTCGGCGGCGCTTCGCTTCGTGCTTGTCGAAGGTGTGACCGGTGACGGCGCGACCGTCGACAGCGGAACGCTCGCCATGCCGGTGTCCGGTGCCGGCGCCGACGCGTTGATCAGCGCGGTGCTCGGGGAAGGCCCCTACGCCGCCGTCCCCGGAACGCGCCCGCGCGCCATCGGTGTGACGTGGACCGACGCCGTCGCGCAGGAAGCGGCCACCCTGGTCGCCGCCCTCACCGCCAAGGGCGCGCGCACCGTCATCGCCCTCTCGCCGGCGGAGGCCGCCGCCGCGTTGGCCGCGGGCCTCGGTGACCTCGCCGCCCAGGACGACCTCGCGGTGTGCCTGGCCGAACCCGATGCCGCGCTGCTCGCGGTCGTCACCGCCGACACCGTGCACGTCGACCACATCGCCCACGACGACGTCGATTCGCTCGTCCGCCGGGTGAGCGAGACCGTCGGCTCGGCCGATTCGCACGCCCAGGCGCTCTACGTGCTCGGCTCCGCCGACCACGTCGACGCGGTGGTCGCCGCCCTCGACGGGCGGGTGGCTCCCCCGGTGTTGACCGCCGCCGAGGCGGACCTCGCGCTGGCACGCGGTGCGGCGTTGGCGGCGGCGCAGGGTTCTGTCGGTGTCGACGCCCCGGTGGTGCTGGCTCGCCCGGCCGCCGAGGAGTCGACGCCGCGGCTGACGTGGCGGATTCCCGCGCTCACCTCGCTGCTGGTCGCGGCCGTGGTCACGTTCGTCGTCTCGCTGTCGGTCGCCCTGGGTCTGCAGTTGACGCCACAGATGCGGTCGGACGACGCGGCGACCCGTCAGGTCGCCAGCGCCTCGGATCAACCGAAGGCCGTCAGCGCGCCCGCCGCCGAGGCGCTTCCCAAGGCGGAGCCCAAACCGGCCGCCCCGCCGCCGCCTCCGCCGGAGGCGCCCCCGGCCCCGGCACCGGAGGTCGCGCCCGTCGTCGAGGTTCCCGAGGCCCCCGCCCCCGAACCCGAGGCTGCGCCCGTCATCGAGCCGGTGTACGACGCCCCCGAGGTCGCACCGCCGCCCGCCCCGGCGTACATCCCGCCGCCGGCCCCGCCGGTGTACGTACCGCCGGCCCCGGCTTACGTCGCGCCGCAGCCGGCCTACGTGCCGCCGGCCCCGGTCGCGCCCGCATACACACCGCCGCAGCCCGGTTATGTCCCGCCTGTCGCGCCGCAGCCCCGCCTCCGTGACCGGATCATCGAGCGGCTGCCGATCATCAACCGGTTCCACGAACCGCAGTATCAGGTTCCGTAA
- a CDS encoding DUF4185 domain-containing protein encodes MDASAYVGRVGGLAVALGVGAAVVLGSPGTALADTPGGEQTAQSDVDESAEPAGAEEDPAQESEDESGDSDPVDDGAVDDAVDDVDEEAVDEETVDEEAVDEETVDAPTLEPETEPVATVMSERSRRMRSDEREPATSHLPAAAEPAVGPVSRTAETSSASEEDPVTVAQAAQMTEQPPAAVRSALVEDVSEMATALVPQTAAAVTAMTAPTAARSAAPVINRLLAAFGLGSLRHLPSLPSPAWAVSALMALASRRELDRTVVTRSVATGQPTVALAAAAAPYDPAKDYQVTPVSVSGNTVRITNVTGPGGLNNTTTRFGIGGTDLGIMWDNGIRDNPNTAVNEHQVLIAFGDTFSNRTPVRTGVWRMNTLFRSTDTTLSNGMYVADGIQHDPGMYSGSPMSDPNFSREIIGNYHYGIGPEVTMIPTAAISVPGAGKNGATRQYINYMAVRSWDTPGRWTTNYSAIAYSDDNGQNWTVVPQSSVRPAAAGRSTLPFVNGDQNFQQGAYVRKYTVDPVTGKPLKDASGREVTDGYIYSYGTPAGRGGTAYLSRVAEADILDKTKYQYWNGTSWTPGNPAAAKPILPSTTTTSFFGLVRTTTYPTVSEMSVQYNSYEKKYVMLYGDQNNNIVMRKADSPEGPWSAPITLVTASKMPGLYAPMIHPWSSTDNLSPEEQQYLYWNLSTWDDYQVKLMRTDLTKV; translated from the coding sequence ATGGATGCTTCGGCGTATGTAGGGCGCGTCGGGGGCTTGGCGGTGGCGCTGGGCGTGGGCGCCGCTGTCGTGCTCGGCAGCCCCGGTACCGCCCTCGCGGACACCCCCGGCGGTGAGCAGACCGCGCAGTCCGACGTCGACGAATCAGCGGAACCCGCTGGGGCAGAAGAGGACCCGGCGCAGGAGTCCGAGGACGAGTCCGGTGACTCCGATCCGGTCGACGACGGTGCCGTCGACGATGCCGTCGACGATGTCGACGAGGAGGCCGTCGACGAGGAGACCGTCGACGAGGAGGCCGTCGACGAGGAGACTGTCGACGCCCCGACCCTCGAACCCGAGACCGAACCCGTCGCCACGGTGATGTCGGAGCGGTCTCGGCGGATGCGCTCGGACGAGCGGGAGCCCGCGACGTCGCACCTCCCGGCTGCTGCGGAGCCGGCGGTGGGCCCGGTGTCGCGGACGGCCGAAACATCTTCCGCCAGTGAGGAAGACCCGGTCACGGTGGCGCAAGCGGCTCAGATGACGGAACAGCCCCCCGCCGCGGTGCGCAGCGCCCTCGTCGAGGACGTCTCGGAGATGGCGACCGCGCTGGTGCCGCAGACGGCGGCGGCGGTCACGGCGATGACCGCCCCCACCGCGGCCCGATCCGCGGCACCGGTGATCAACCGGCTGCTCGCCGCGTTCGGCTTGGGCTCGCTGCGCCACCTGCCGTCCCTGCCGAGCCCGGCGTGGGCGGTCAGCGCGCTGATGGCGCTGGCATCGCGGCGCGAGCTGGACCGGACGGTGGTGACGCGGTCGGTCGCGACCGGCCAGCCCACCGTCGCACTGGCCGCGGCGGCCGCCCCCTACGACCCGGCCAAGGACTACCAGGTGACTCCGGTGAGCGTCAGCGGCAACACCGTCCGCATCACGAACGTCACGGGTCCGGGCGGGCTCAACAACACCACCACCCGATTCGGGATCGGCGGAACGGACCTGGGAATCATGTGGGACAACGGGATTCGGGACAATCCGAACACTGCCGTCAACGAACACCAGGTGCTCATCGCCTTCGGTGACACGTTCAGCAACCGCACCCCGGTGCGCACGGGCGTGTGGCGGATGAACACGCTGTTCCGCAGCACCGACACCACACTGTCCAACGGGATGTACGTCGCCGACGGCATCCAGCACGATCCCGGCATGTACAGCGGCTCACCGATGAGCGACCCGAACTTCTCCCGCGAGATCATCGGCAACTACCACTACGGCATCGGGCCGGAGGTGACGATGATCCCGACGGCGGCGATCTCGGTGCCCGGTGCGGGGAAGAACGGTGCCACGCGCCAGTACATCAACTACATGGCGGTGCGCTCCTGGGACACCCCCGGCCGGTGGACGACGAACTACTCGGCCATCGCCTATTCCGATGACAACGGCCAGAACTGGACCGTCGTACCGCAGTCGTCGGTGCGGCCGGCGGCGGCCGGGCGTTCGACGCTGCCGTTCGTCAACGGAGACCAGAACTTCCAGCAGGGCGCCTACGTCAGGAAGTACACGGTCGACCCTGTCACCGGTAAGCCGCTCAAGGACGCCTCGGGACGCGAGGTCACCGACGGCTACATCTACTCCTACGGCACCCCGGCGGGACGCGGGGGAACGGCGTACCTCTCGCGGGTGGCCGAGGCCGACATCCTGGACAAGACGAAGTACCAGTACTGGAACGGCACGTCGTGGACACCCGGAAACCCGGCCGCGGCCAAGCCGATCCTGCCGTCGACGACCACGACGAGCTTCTTCGGCCTGGTCAGGACCACCACGTACCCGACCGTCAGCGAGATGTCGGTGCAGTACAACAGCTACGAGAAGAAGTACGTCATGTTGTACGGCGACCAGAACAACAACATCGTCATGCGCAAGGCCGACTCGCCGGAGGGGCCGTGGTCGGCCCCGATCACGCTGGTGACGGCGTCGAAGATGCCCGGGCTGTACGCGCCGATGATCCACCCGTGGTCGTCGACCGACAACCTCAGTCCCGAGGAGCAGCAGTACCTCTACTGGAACCTGTCGACGTGGGACGACTACCAGGTCAAGCTGATGCGCACCGATCTGACGAAGGTGTAG
- a CDS encoding TetR/AcrR family transcriptional regulator, whose translation MGDGRQGGQRLSTAENLLRAAAELLESGGVDAVSTRAVAAAAGVQPPVIYRRFGDKDGLLDALTHYLLQKYVKAKRQILNTAADPVDQLRETWNLHVEFGLRHPDAYVLAYAAPRPPGELGAAAKRETVSLLRGVVAELGNQSKLSMSVERATRYVFAAGLGTTLSLLQEPPDERDLEISELARENALSVILHRKPKVRARNTKLPARAVALAEALRGTNDLPMSAAERSLLDEWLDRLADQKG comes from the coding sequence ATGGGTGACGGGCGGCAGGGCGGACAACGGCTGAGCACTGCGGAGAACCTCCTGAGGGCGGCAGCCGAACTCCTGGAATCGGGCGGTGTCGATGCGGTGTCCACCCGAGCCGTCGCTGCTGCGGCCGGTGTTCAGCCTCCGGTCATCTACCGGCGGTTCGGCGACAAGGATGGACTGCTCGATGCGCTGACGCATTATCTGCTCCAGAAGTATGTCAAGGCCAAGCGTCAGATCCTCAATACGGCGGCAGACCCCGTGGATCAACTGCGCGAGACGTGGAACCTTCACGTGGAGTTCGGATTGCGGCATCCTGACGCTTACGTACTCGCCTACGCGGCGCCACGCCCGCCCGGGGAACTCGGCGCCGCCGCCAAGCGGGAGACCGTCAGCCTGCTCCGAGGAGTGGTCGCCGAACTGGGAAACCAAAGCAAGCTCTCCATGAGCGTCGAGCGCGCCACACGCTACGTCTTCGCCGCGGGCCTCGGGACCACTCTGTCGCTGCTGCAGGAACCGCCAGACGAGCGAGACCTCGAGATCTCCGAGCTGGCGAGGGAAAACGCGCTGTCGGTGATTCTGCACCGCAAACCGAAGGTGCGCGCCCGCAACACCAAGCTCCCGGCACGTGCGGTCGCACTCGCCGAAGCGCTGCGCGGCACGAATGACCTCCCGATGAGCGCTGCCGAACGGTCCCTGCTCGACGAGTGGCTGGACCGCCTCGCCGATCAGAAGGGATGA
- a CDS encoding GMC family oxidoreductase: MMDFFRRVRALSLVPAKCFQLSIGGTLTMLPVETETLMSQTQDYDFIIVGAGTAGSVLAARLSENPDARVLVIEAGSTVLPPSTAVPPEWHTLTGGPADGGFLTTVQAATGKAVHLPLGRGIGGSSAINAMMFARGNRESYADWPAGWRFDNLLPYFKRSETAPHGDPSVRGIDGPLRVGPADPPNDVLAAGLEAAVQCGYPAATDISSGIETGFAAADLAIAGGRRQSAADAYLLPALDRPNLELISDAVVHRLVILSGRCVGVEFHGKDGHFTSLRYGNEILLAAGAVRSPQLLMVSGVGPRAHLRDRGIEVVEDLPGVGSNLQDHPLSGLIYRSAQPIPTPRNNHGEVMGLIDTSAAGGAPDLQIVMADTAAVVGLDMPDTYLIGVSAMQPHSRGSVRLATADIEQPPLVDLNHLGDERDWKTMLEGFRIAREIGAAPAFAPWYGEELAPGPDVVNEESFRAYLREAAGTYFHPSGTCAMGDSDESVVDVKLRVHGVPGLRVVDASVMPTLPSNNPMATVYGIAERAAALIRGS; the protein is encoded by the coding sequence ATGATGGATTTCTTCCGGCGGGTTCGTGCGTTATCACTGGTACCAGCGAAGTGCTTCCAACTTAGTATCGGTGGTACCTTAACTATGTTACCAGTGGAAACGGAGACGCTCATGTCGCAGACGCAGGACTACGACTTCATCATCGTCGGTGCGGGCACAGCCGGGTCCGTACTGGCCGCCCGCCTCAGCGAAAACCCCGACGCCCGGGTGTTGGTCATCGAAGCGGGTAGCACGGTGCTGCCACCGTCGACTGCGGTACCGCCGGAGTGGCACACGCTGACCGGTGGGCCGGCCGACGGCGGTTTCCTCACAACTGTGCAGGCCGCCACCGGTAAGGCTGTCCATCTGCCGCTCGGCCGTGGTATCGGAGGGTCATCGGCGATCAACGCGATGATGTTCGCGCGCGGCAACCGCGAAAGCTACGCAGACTGGCCTGCCGGATGGCGTTTCGACAACCTGTTGCCCTACTTCAAGCGAAGTGAGACGGCACCTCACGGCGACCCGTCGGTGCGTGGCATCGACGGACCGCTCCGGGTCGGCCCTGCCGACCCCCCGAACGATGTCCTCGCCGCAGGCCTGGAGGCCGCGGTGCAGTGCGGGTACCCGGCGGCGACCGACATCAGTAGCGGTATCGAGACAGGCTTCGCGGCAGCGGATCTTGCGATCGCCGGCGGTCGCCGCCAGAGTGCCGCCGACGCGTATCTGCTGCCCGCACTCGACCGGCCCAACCTCGAGCTCATCTCCGATGCGGTGGTGCACCGACTGGTCATCCTCAGTGGACGCTGTGTGGGTGTCGAGTTCCACGGCAAAGACGGACATTTCACGTCTCTGCGGTACGGCAACGAAATTCTGTTGGCCGCCGGCGCGGTCCGCTCACCGCAACTGCTGATGGTCTCGGGAGTCGGCCCCCGAGCTCATCTTCGCGATCGAGGCATCGAGGTCGTCGAGGATCTGCCCGGGGTCGGGTCGAATCTGCAGGACCATCCCCTCAGTGGGCTCATCTACCGTTCCGCTCAGCCCATTCCGACGCCGCGCAACAATCACGGCGAGGTGATGGGCTTGATCGACACCTCCGCCGCCGGTGGCGCGCCTGACCTGCAGATCGTCATGGCCGACACTGCCGCCGTGGTCGGACTCGACATGCCGGACACCTACCTCATCGGTGTGTCGGCCATGCAACCGCACAGCCGCGGCAGCGTCCGTTTGGCCACTGCCGACATCGAGCAACCTCCCCTGGTCGATCTGAATCATCTCGGCGACGAACGCGACTGGAAGACGATGCTCGAAGGTTTTCGCATCGCTCGCGAGATCGGTGCGGCTCCCGCGTTCGCTCCCTGGTACGGCGAGGAACTGGCTCCCGGCCCGGACGTGGTCAACGAAGAGTCGTTCCGCGCGTACCTGAGGGAGGCTGCCGGTACGTATTTCCATCCGTCGGGAACCTGCGCAATGGGTGATTCCGATGAGTCAGTCGTCGATGTGAAACTGCGGGTTCACGGGGTTCCCGGGCTGCGGGTGGTCGACGCTTCGGTCATGCCGACGCTGCCGTCGAACAATCCCATGGCGACGGTGTACGGCATCGCCGAGCGGGCTGCGGCATTGATCCGCGGTTCTTGA
- a CDS encoding LuxR C-terminal-related transcriptional regulator, producing MLVRSGFEVVGRAGDAHDALAQVRQAKPDLAILDIRMPPHHTSDGIDVARVVQRELPDTAILVLSAHIDAHHAKELLREGKPIGYLLKSRIADIRDFLQAVDRVANGESVLDPLLVQELVAKRHADPLERLSRREREVLVLMAEGLSNGGIARRLYVAEATVEKHVRNVLTKLDLPDIGDQHRRVQAVVIYLESR from the coding sequence TTGCTCGTTCGATCCGGATTCGAGGTGGTGGGCCGAGCGGGCGATGCTCATGACGCGCTCGCCCAGGTACGGCAGGCCAAGCCGGATCTCGCCATACTGGACATCCGGATGCCGCCACACCACACCAGCGACGGTATCGACGTGGCACGCGTCGTCCAGCGAGAACTGCCCGACACTGCGATCCTCGTCCTCTCGGCACACATCGACGCGCACCACGCCAAAGAACTGCTCCGCGAGGGCAAACCGATCGGCTACCTGTTGAAGAGCCGCATCGCCGACATCCGCGATTTCCTCCAGGCGGTCGACCGGGTCGCCAACGGAGAATCCGTGCTCGACCCGTTGTTGGTTCAGGAGCTCGTGGCCAAGCGGCACGCTGATCCGTTGGAGAGGTTGAGCCGCCGTGAGCGTGAGGTCCTCGTCCTGATGGCCGAGGGTCTGTCGAACGGGGGCATCGCCCGACGTCTCTATGTCGCGGAAGCCACCGTGGAGAAGCATGTGCGAAATGTGCTGACGAAGCTCGACCTGCCGGACATCGGCGATCAGCACCGCCGGGTGCAGGCGGTGGTCATCTACCTCGAATCTCGGTGA
- a CDS encoding HD domain-containing protein — translation MKGNSVAETIAGVVIPDSALAQETTEFIREVTEDLIFHHSRRVFLWGSLQGARRGLAPDPELLYVGAMFHDVGLTERYRSIDQRYELDGADAARTFLLDHGLAQPAARTVWLSIALHTTPGIPDRMDPEVALVTAGVETDVLGLGLDAFTSAEIQEVVASHPRTGFKDGILNALHDAMKDRPDTAFGTMNDDVLAYFDPTFTRTDFIDLVASNSLPG, via the coding sequence ATGAAGGGAAACAGCGTGGCCGAGACGATCGCCGGTGTGGTCATACCGGATTCCGCACTGGCACAGGAGACCACGGAGTTCATTCGAGAGGTCACCGAGGACCTGATTTTCCACCATTCCCGGCGCGTGTTCCTGTGGGGCAGCCTGCAAGGAGCGCGCCGAGGTCTGGCTCCCGACCCGGAGCTGCTGTACGTCGGCGCGATGTTCCACGACGTCGGGTTGACCGAGAGGTACCGCAGCATAGATCAGCGGTACGAGTTGGACGGGGCGGATGCGGCTCGCACATTCCTGCTCGACCATGGGTTGGCGCAGCCGGCTGCCAGAACCGTGTGGCTGAGCATTGCACTGCACACCACGCCGGGTATCCCGGACCGCATGGATCCCGAGGTGGCCCTTGTGACCGCGGGCGTCGAGACCGACGTTCTGGGGCTCGGCCTGGATGCGTTCACGTCGGCGGAGATACAAGAGGTCGTCGCCAGCCATCCACGCACCGGCTTCAAAGACGGGATCCTCAACGCGCTCCACGATGCGATGAAGGATCGGCCGGACACCGCCTTCGGCACGATGAACGACGACGTTCTCGCGTACTTCGATCCGACGTTCACCCGGACAGATTTCATCGACCTGGTCGCGTCCAATTCCTTGCCGGGCTGA
- a CDS encoding LLM class flavin-dependent oxidoreductase has product MDISCAFATASNTPDHVAVAESLGYRRAWLYDSPAVITDVWMVLSRCAERTDRIGIGPGVLVPGVRHPMVNAAAIAELALQAPGRVAVAVGAGFTGRLAMGVRPMTWQTVADYVRCLRALLAGDTAEWEGARLRMLQAPGFGAPRPVDVPILIAADGPKGWSVAAELGDGLFSVTPPVPDAVPELRWRAQLAFGTVLDDDEDVTSPHALDALAAAANLHYHAVYRRFGPAATDALPGGREWRAALEARPRRERHLALHLVRPDPHCGVSFERLVTCRGAIGLTGTAAEVAARIARHAAAGVTELVYQPAGGDIERELRAFAAVARLDAREGHPAAGAPLG; this is encoded by the coding sequence ATGGACATCTCGTGTGCGTTCGCCACGGCATCGAACACCCCGGACCACGTCGCGGTGGCCGAATCGCTCGGATACCGGCGCGCATGGCTTTACGACTCCCCGGCGGTCATCACCGACGTATGGATGGTGCTGAGCCGGTGCGCCGAGCGGACGGATCGGATCGGCATCGGACCCGGCGTCCTGGTGCCGGGCGTCCGGCACCCGATGGTCAATGCCGCGGCGATCGCGGAACTGGCGCTGCAGGCGCCCGGTCGGGTGGCCGTGGCCGTCGGTGCGGGATTCACCGGCCGGTTGGCGATGGGCGTGCGGCCGATGACGTGGCAGACGGTGGCCGACTACGTCCGCTGCCTAAGGGCGCTGCTTGCCGGGGACACCGCCGAGTGGGAAGGCGCCAGGCTTCGGATGCTGCAGGCGCCCGGTTTCGGTGCACCGCGACCCGTCGACGTACCGATCCTCATTGCCGCGGACGGGCCGAAGGGGTGGTCCGTCGCCGCCGAACTGGGCGACGGGCTGTTCTCGGTCACTCCACCGGTACCCGACGCGGTGCCCGAACTTCGGTGGCGGGCGCAGTTGGCCTTCGGCACGGTGCTCGACGACGACGAGGACGTGACGTCACCGCACGCGCTCGACGCACTCGCCGCGGCGGCCAACCTGCACTATCACGCCGTCTATCGGCGTTTCGGGCCTGCGGCCACCGACGCGCTGCCGGGTGGGCGTGAATGGCGGGCAGCACTGGAGGCCCGGCCCCGGCGCGAGAGGCATCTCGCCCTGCATCTGGTGCGCCCCGACCCGCATTGCGGAGTGTCCTTCGAGCGTCTCGTGACATGCAGGGGCGCAATCGGTTTGACGGGAACAGCGGCTGAGGTGGCGGCCCGAATCGCCCGACATGCCGCCGCCGGCGTGACCGAGTTGGTGTACCAGCCGGCGGGCGGGGACATCGAGCGCGAACTGCGCGCTTTCGCCGCCGTTGCCCGTCTCGACGCGCGAGAGGGGCACCCGGCGGCGGGTGCCCCTCTCGGGTGA
- a CDS encoding GAF domain-containing sensor histidine kinase gives MTKEIRHRFRPLTARMIRFESQGSATIVANEGTEGPHVSVGEEWTNFPEHGLTAVVWRTGRPARVDDYREIPGGEPYLLEGLVSAVAVPIYVSGRLWGFIAIGSATGPLPSDAEERLSEFTDLTATAIAAAQSRAELIASRARIVAAADNARQRIERNLHDGVQQQLVTLALQVSMLVEYPELDAGVRSELENIAAGLRTALTELREIARGVHPAVLTKAGLGPALRALASRSALPIRVRAQVPGRLPPPVEVGAYYVVSESLANAAKHARATHADVVAALDDGVLRVSVSDDGIGGAVAAEGTGLMGLRDRVETLRGRLTIDSPVGGGTRIRCEIPVEPLTEIRGR, from the coding sequence GTGACCAAGGAGATCCGGCACCGGTTCAGGCCGCTGACCGCGCGGATGATCCGATTCGAAAGCCAGGGTAGTGCGACGATCGTCGCGAACGAAGGAACTGAAGGCCCGCACGTCAGCGTGGGCGAGGAGTGGACGAACTTTCCGGAGCACGGTCTCACCGCCGTCGTGTGGCGTACGGGCCGACCCGCGCGGGTCGATGACTATCGAGAGATCCCCGGTGGTGAACCGTATCTCCTCGAGGGTCTTGTCAGTGCGGTCGCGGTGCCGATCTACGTCAGCGGACGTCTCTGGGGTTTCATCGCGATCGGCTCAGCGACCGGTCCGCTTCCCAGCGATGCCGAGGAGCGGCTCAGCGAGTTCACCGACCTGACCGCCACCGCCATCGCCGCCGCGCAGAGCCGCGCGGAGTTGATCGCGTCACGGGCGAGGATCGTGGCCGCCGCCGACAACGCCCGTCAGCGCATCGAACGCAATCTGCACGACGGAGTCCAACAGCAGCTCGTCACTCTGGCCTTGCAGGTGTCCATGCTGGTCGAGTACCCGGAACTCGACGCAGGGGTCCGGAGCGAACTGGAGAACATCGCGGCGGGTCTGCGCACCGCGTTGACAGAGCTGAGAGAGATCGCGCGCGGCGTTCACCCCGCGGTGTTGACCAAAGCCGGCCTCGGACCCGCCCTACGGGCGCTTGCTTCCCGCTCGGCCCTGCCGATCCGGGTTCGAGCACAGGTGCCCGGACGATTGCCGCCGCCGGTCGAGGTGGGTGCCTACTACGTCGTCTCCGAGTCGCTCGCCAACGCCGCCAAACACGCCAGGGCTACGCACGCCGACGTCGTCGCGGCTCTCGACGACGGAGTGCTGCGGGTCAGCGTGTCAGACGACGGGATCGGCGGCGCCGTCGCTGCGGAAGGTACCGGATTGATGGGATTGCGTGACCGCGTCGAAACGCTGCGCGGCCGGTTGACCATCGACAGCCCGGTCGGCGGCGGAACGCGAATTCGCTGTGAGATTCCGGTCGAACCGCTCACCGAGATTCGAGGTAGATGA